One window of Verrucomicrobiia bacterium genomic DNA carries:
- a CDS encoding ABC transporter substrate-binding protein yields the protein MSSPSRQPSPPPRRPAGEWTLGYVPLTHAAPLLAAQHLGLFARHGLRVRLCREIGWATIREKLLSGELDAAQALAPMPLAMTHGLNSARVDCLTALVLNRHGNTVVLSRRLPVPDAATPGCPQLPERSGEEPYTFAVVYPHSTQSFLLRAWLRQAGLMPDRDYRLVVVPPPQVVSHLKAGHIDGFCVGEPWGSMAARSGAGFIAALSADLAPGHAEKVLLVRRDRAEQRPEEHQQLIRALLDACAWCAHPAHHEEAVSLLASRNGLALPPEVLRPALTGLLNLGAGRSAHRPDVLTFHGPKVNRPTLEDAAWLARQLDLPVDPDLLSRLYRTDLHDAAIAGSSPVPVPDSEPGPEAAVGAGPVTVAHP from the coding sequence ATGAGCAGCCCGAGCCGTCAACCCAGTCCCCCGCCCCGCCGCCCCGCCGGCGAATGGACGCTCGGCTATGTCCCGCTCACCCACGCCGCCCCGCTGCTCGCCGCGCAACACCTCGGTCTCTTCGCCCGCCACGGACTCCGCGTCCGCCTCTGCCGCGAGATCGGCTGGGCCACCATCCGGGAAAAACTCCTCAGCGGCGAACTCGACGCCGCCCAGGCGCTGGCCCCCATGCCCCTCGCCATGACGCACGGCCTCAATTCCGCCCGCGTCGATTGCCTCACCGCCCTCGTCCTCAATCGCCATGGCAACACCGTCGTCCTTTCCCGACGCCTTCCCGTTCCCGACGCCGCCACCCCCGGCTGCCCGCAACTCCCGGAGCGGTCCGGCGAGGAACCCTACACCTTCGCCGTCGTCTATCCGCACTCGACGCAGTCCTTCCTCTTGCGCGCATGGCTCCGGCAAGCGGGTCTCATGCCGGACCGCGATTACCGCCTGGTGGTCGTCCCGCCCCCGCAGGTGGTCAGCCACCTCAAGGCGGGCCACATCGACGGATTCTGCGTCGGCGAACCCTGGGGTTCGATGGCCGCCCGGTCCGGTGCCGGCTTCATCGCGGCGCTCTCGGCCGACCTCGCACCCGGCCATGCCGAGAAAGTGCTCCTCGTCCGTCGCGACCGGGCCGAGCAACGCCCGGAGGAGCACCAACAACTTATCCGGGCCCTGTTGGACGCCTGCGCCTGGTGCGCCCATCCCGCCCATCACGAGGAAGCCGTCAGCCTGCTCGCCAGCCGGAATGGCCTCGCCCTGCCCCCCGAAGTCCTCCGCCCCGCACTGACCGGTCTCCTGAACCTCGGGGCCGGCCGCTCGGCCCATCGTCCCGACGTCCTGACCTTCCACGGCCCCAAGGTCAACCGGCCCACCCTCGAAGACGCCGCCTGGCTCGCCCGCCAATTGGATCTCCCCGTCGATCCCGATCTCCTCAGCCGCCTCTACCGAACCGACCTCCACGACGCTGCCATCGCGGGCTCGAGCCCGGTCCCGGTCCCCGATTCCGAACCCGGCCCCGAAGCCGCGGTCGGAGCCGGCCCCGTGACGGTCGCCCACCCTTAA
- a CDS encoding response regulator transcription factor, translating to MTGDPASPAPAHSDPHGPRERILVIEDEPSMRTVLHDCLARHGYRVFTASDGERGLTLATDGKPDLILLDLMLPRLDGFALCRHLRRLGFNSPILVLTARSSVQDRVRGLDLGADDYLVKPFSREELLARVRALLRRRAAITAPTRIRFGPVRIDLAARRVWRHDTEVPLAAREFDVLRLLVERAGQVVSRDEFLDRAWGFTLFPTTRTVDKHIVSLRRKLEEDPAQPIWIVTVHGAGYRLTLDPAAAPATATPAVPGPDEAPVGQPPEV from the coding sequence ATGACCGGCGACCCTGCTTCACCCGCTCCCGCCCACAGCGACCCCCACGGCCCGCGGGAACGCATCCTCGTCATCGAGGACGAACCTTCCATGCGCACCGTGCTCCACGACTGCCTCGCCCGGCACGGCTACCGCGTCTTCACCGCCTCCGACGGCGAGCGAGGCCTCACCCTCGCCACCGACGGCAAGCCCGACCTGATCCTTCTCGATCTCATGCTCCCCCGCCTCGACGGCTTCGCCCTCTGCCGTCACCTGCGGCGACTCGGCTTCAACAGCCCCATCCTCGTCCTCACCGCCCGAAGCAGCGTCCAGGATCGCGTCCGCGGCCTCGACCTCGGCGCCGACGATTACCTGGTCAAACCCTTCAGCCGCGAGGAACTCCTTGCCCGCGTCCGCGCCCTCCTGCGCCGTCGCGCCGCCATCACCGCCCCCACCCGGATCCGCTTCGGCCCCGTTCGCATCGACCTCGCGGCCCGCCGCGTCTGGCGCCACGACACCGAAGTCCCCCTCGCCGCCCGCGAATTCGATGTCCTCCGCCTCCTCGTCGAACGCGCCGGTCAGGTGGTTTCCCGTGACGAATTCCTCGATCGCGCCTGGGGCTTCACCCTCTTCCCCACCACCCGCACCGTGGACAAGCACATCGTCTCGCTCCGCCGCAAACTCGAGGAGGATCCCGCCCAGCCCATCTGGATCGTCACCGTTCACGGCGCCGGCTACCGGCTCACCCTCGACCCGGCGGCAGCCCCGGCCACAGCGACCCCAGCCGTCCCCGGCCCGGACGAAGCACCCGTCGGGCAACCCCCGGAAGTCTGA
- the arsS gene encoding arsenosugar biosynthesis radical SAM protein ArsS (Some members of this family are selenoproteins.), protein MRSFEQMVGRHGGMPPRAELVTLQLNLGRVCNQACRHCHVDAAPWRTETMSREVAGRVIDWIREHRPAVVDLTGGAPELCASFRDLVEAARGAGCHVIDRNNLTILETASFGWLPGYLAAHGVEVIASLPCYLGENVDAQRGDGVFEKSIRALRRLNAVGYGTRLPLALVFNPLGPTLPPPQAELEEEYRVELRARHGIEFTRLLTLTNQPIARFAEELKGSGRWEMYLDLLRDRFNPATLEGLMCRTTLSVGWRGEVYDCDFNQMLGLGLGAGEGGYLWDWTPERLRGGRIRTGIHCLACTAGCGSGCTGALTAEVPAGQERAGDQVAVA, encoded by the coding sequence ATGAGATCCTTCGAGCAGATGGTTGGCCGACACGGCGGGATGCCGCCGCGTGCGGAGTTGGTCACGCTTCAGTTGAACCTGGGGCGGGTCTGCAACCAGGCGTGCCGGCATTGCCATGTGGATGCGGCGCCGTGGCGCACGGAGACGATGAGCCGGGAGGTGGCGGGGCGGGTGATCGACTGGATCCGGGAACATCGGCCGGCGGTGGTGGATCTGACCGGAGGGGCGCCGGAGTTGTGCGCGTCGTTCCGGGACCTGGTCGAAGCGGCCCGGGGCGCGGGATGCCACGTCATCGACCGGAACAACCTGACCATCCTCGAGACGGCGTCGTTCGGATGGCTGCCCGGGTATCTGGCGGCGCACGGCGTGGAAGTGATCGCCTCGCTGCCGTGTTACCTGGGGGAGAACGTCGATGCGCAACGGGGGGACGGGGTGTTCGAGAAGAGCATCCGGGCGCTGCGGAGGTTGAATGCGGTCGGGTACGGGACGCGGCTGCCGCTGGCGCTGGTGTTCAATCCGCTGGGGCCGACGCTGCCGCCCCCGCAGGCGGAGCTGGAGGAGGAGTACCGGGTGGAATTGCGCGCCCGGCATGGGATTGAGTTCACCCGGTTGCTGACGCTGACCAACCAGCCGATTGCCCGGTTCGCCGAGGAGCTGAAGGGGTCCGGACGGTGGGAGATGTATCTCGATCTGCTGCGGGACCGGTTCAACCCGGCGACGCTGGAGGGCCTGATGTGCCGGACAACGCTCAGCGTGGGATGGCGGGGCGAGGTGTACGACTGCGACTTCAACCAGATGCTCGGGCTCGGCCTGGGGGCGGGGGAAGGCGGCTACCTGTGGGACTGGACGCCGGAGCGGTTGCGGGGCGGTCGGATCCGGACGGGCATTCACTGTCTGGCCTGCACGGCGGGGTGCGGGAGCGGTTGCACGGGGGCCCTGACGGCGGAGGTGCCGGCGGGGCAGGAGCGTGCGGGGGATCAGGTTGCCGTGGCGTGA
- a CDS encoding LysR family transcriptional regulator, whose product MNDELRAWTRSPLDSRQLRAFATLARTGSFTTTGRELFLSQSAISHSMRALEEDVGCRLFDRVGKKVSLTLAGEQLLHHAEKILAEMNQARESLGRLGKWGRGRLRLAASTTACTYILPTVLREFKEGFAQYAITIVPADTAQMLDLLHAGRVDLALTLEPKPEEKLVFDPLFTDELMFLTSPRHAWAQAGAVDRRDVPTQNYILYGKNSYTFRLVDEYFRKERLVLNTFIELGSMEAIKELVKLNLGISILAPWIARDELRAGTLVALSLGRRKLRRQWGIVRWRSRSLNLAEETFVNLCREVTVQLGQPVGSGGGEEAGIE is encoded by the coding sequence ATGAACGATGAATTGCGTGCATGGACCCGGTCGCCGCTCGACAGCCGGCAGCTTCGGGCGTTTGCGACCTTGGCGCGGACGGGGAGTTTCACGACGACGGGGCGGGAGCTGTTTTTGTCGCAGTCGGCGATCAGCCACTCGATGCGGGCGCTGGAAGAGGACGTCGGGTGTCGGCTTTTCGACAGGGTGGGCAAAAAAGTGAGCCTGACGCTGGCGGGGGAACAATTGCTGCACCACGCGGAGAAGATTCTCGCTGAGATGAATCAGGCGCGGGAATCGCTGGGGCGGCTGGGGAAGTGGGGACGGGGCCGGTTGCGGCTGGCGGCGAGCACGACGGCGTGCACGTACATCCTCCCGACGGTGTTGCGGGAGTTCAAGGAGGGGTTCGCCCAGTACGCGATCACCATTGTGCCGGCCGACACGGCGCAGATGCTGGATCTGTTGCACGCGGGGCGGGTGGATCTGGCACTGACGCTGGAGCCGAAGCCGGAGGAGAAGCTGGTGTTCGATCCGCTGTTTACCGACGAGCTGATGTTCCTGACCAGTCCGCGTCATGCGTGGGCGCAGGCGGGGGCGGTGGACCGCCGGGACGTGCCGACGCAGAACTACATTCTGTACGGGAAGAACAGCTACACGTTCCGGCTGGTGGACGAGTATTTCCGGAAGGAACGGCTGGTCCTCAATACCTTCATCGAGCTGGGGAGCATGGAGGCGATCAAGGAACTGGTGAAACTGAACCTGGGGATCAGCATCCTGGCACCGTGGATCGCCCGGGACGAACTGCGGGCGGGGACGCTGGTGGCGTTGTCGCTGGGGCGACGGAAACTGCGGCGCCAGTGGGGGATCGTGCGGTGGCGGTCGCGGTCGCTGAACCTGGCGGAGGAGACGTTTGTGAACCTGTGCCGGGAGGTGACGGTGCAGCTCGGGCAACCGGTGGGGAGTGGCGGGGGCGAGGAGGCGGGGATCGAGTAG
- a CDS encoding ROK family protein: MAEANPKPFYVGVDLGGTKILAGIFQPGLKLIATSKSSTKADRGPKAVIDRVVRTIRDAVDEADLDIKAIAGVGIGAPGSVQSAEGKILFSPNLPGWSDIPLKRELEKALGLPVEVDNDCNVCTLGVHAAELGGKPRHLVGIFLGTGIGAGIILNGRLHSGFNCTAGEIGHMVLEVGGPKCGCGNRGCFEALASRSAITRRILAAIKDGQKTILTDMLGGDLSDLRSGDLRKALKKGDKLVEKVIEDAAEYTGIAVGNIINLIGPQVVVLGGGIIDALEDEMMAIIVETAQDYAMTGTAKGVEIVASKLGDHAGITGAAVLARDRPKP; this comes from the coding sequence ATGGCCGAGGCCAACCCCAAACCGTTCTACGTCGGTGTCGATCTCGGAGGCACCAAGATCCTGGCCGGCATCTTCCAGCCCGGCCTCAAACTCATCGCCACCTCGAAATCGAGCACCAAGGCCGATCGCGGCCCCAAAGCCGTCATCGACCGCGTGGTCCGCACCATCCGCGACGCCGTGGACGAGGCCGACCTCGATATCAAGGCGATCGCGGGCGTCGGCATCGGCGCCCCGGGCTCGGTCCAGTCCGCCGAGGGCAAAATCCTCTTCTCCCCCAACCTCCCCGGCTGGTCGGATATCCCCCTGAAACGCGAACTCGAAAAGGCGCTCGGCCTGCCGGTCGAGGTGGACAACGACTGCAACGTCTGCACCCTCGGCGTCCACGCTGCGGAACTCGGCGGCAAACCCAGACACCTGGTCGGCATCTTCCTCGGCACCGGCATCGGCGCCGGCATCATCCTCAATGGCCGTCTCCACAGCGGATTCAACTGCACCGCCGGCGAGATCGGCCACATGGTCCTCGAAGTCGGCGGACCCAAGTGCGGCTGCGGCAATCGCGGCTGCTTCGAAGCCCTCGCCAGCCGCTCCGCCATCACCCGCCGCATCCTCGCCGCCATCAAGGACGGCCAGAAAACCATCCTCACCGACATGCTGGGCGGTGACCTGTCCGACCTCCGCAGCGGCGACCTCCGCAAAGCCCTCAAAAAAGGCGACAAACTGGTCGAAAAAGTCATCGAGGACGCCGCCGAGTACACCGGAATCGCCGTCGGCAATATCATCAATCTCATCGGCCCCCAGGTGGTCGTCCTCGGCGGCGGCATCATCGACGCCCTGGAGGACGAGATGATGGCCATCATCGTGGAAACCGCCCAGGACTACGCCATGACCGGCACCGCCAAGGGCGTCGAGATCGTCGCCAGCAAACTCGGCGACCACGCCGGCATCACCGGGGCCGCTGTCCTCGCCCGCGACCGCCCCAAACCCTGA
- a CDS encoding adenylosuccinate lyase, translating into MINRYSRPAMRGIWTDENRLGIWLRIELRVSEALVGEGIVPVPDWERLKAGAEEWLTDLPGLVARQRELERTLHHDVIAFTTAVTERIRHPASRWLHFGLTSSDVVDTAFAVQLVQSADLLLEGVKALRSVVGRRAREHAHTVCIGRSHGIHAEPTSFGWKLGLMYDELGRAEDRLRRAREVAGVGKLSGAVGTSAHLSPAVEEAVCRDLGLRAAPIATQVVPRDIHAEYMGALALVGAGIERWAVEFRHLQRTEVLEVEEPFAKGQKGSSAMPHKRNPINWERLTGLARVLRGNAVAAWENVALWHERDISHSSVERIIFPDSCTLLDYMLELTRRLVEGLQVYPENMRKNLGASLGMWNSQTVLLALIRKGLTREEAYEVVQRQAMRTWEVKHAGRDDADFLGQLREDPEVAGRFGPGELEALCSVEFHLKEVDRRLDGLGIPA; encoded by the coding sequence GTGATCAATCGTTATTCACGGCCCGCGATGCGGGGGATCTGGACGGACGAGAACCGGCTGGGGATCTGGCTGCGGATCGAGTTGAGGGTGAGCGAGGCGCTGGTGGGGGAGGGGATTGTGCCGGTGCCGGACTGGGAACGGCTGAAGGCGGGGGCGGAGGAGTGGTTGACGGATCTTCCGGGGCTGGTGGCGCGTCAGCGGGAACTGGAGCGGACGCTGCACCATGACGTGATTGCGTTCACCACGGCGGTGACGGAGCGGATACGGCATCCGGCGAGCCGCTGGCTGCATTTCGGGCTGACCTCGAGCGATGTGGTGGACACGGCGTTCGCGGTGCAGCTGGTGCAGAGCGCGGATCTGCTGCTGGAGGGGGTGAAGGCGTTGCGGTCGGTGGTGGGACGCCGGGCCCGGGAGCACGCGCATACGGTGTGCATCGGGCGGAGCCACGGGATCCATGCGGAGCCGACGTCGTTCGGGTGGAAGCTGGGATTGATGTACGACGAGCTGGGCCGGGCGGAGGACCGGTTGCGGCGGGCGCGTGAGGTGGCGGGGGTGGGGAAGCTGAGCGGGGCGGTGGGGACGAGCGCGCATTTGTCGCCGGCGGTGGAGGAGGCGGTGTGCCGGGATCTGGGGTTGCGGGCGGCGCCGATTGCGACGCAGGTGGTGCCGCGGGACATCCACGCGGAGTACATGGGGGCGCTGGCGCTGGTGGGGGCGGGGATCGAGCGGTGGGCGGTGGAGTTCCGGCATCTTCAGCGGACGGAGGTGCTGGAGGTGGAGGAGCCGTTCGCGAAGGGCCAGAAGGGGAGCAGCGCGATGCCGCACAAGCGGAACCCGATCAACTGGGAGCGGCTGACGGGTCTGGCGCGGGTGCTGCGGGGGAACGCGGTGGCGGCGTGGGAGAATGTGGCGCTCTGGCACGAACGGGACATCAGCCACAGTTCGGTGGAGCGGATCATCTTCCCGGATTCATGCACGCTGCTGGATTACATGCTGGAGCTGACCCGGCGGCTGGTGGAGGGGTTGCAGGTGTACCCGGAGAACATGCGGAAGAACCTGGGGGCGAGCCTGGGAATGTGGAACAGCCAGACGGTGCTGCTGGCGTTGATCCGGAAGGGACTGACCCGGGAGGAGGCCTACGAGGTGGTGCAGCGCCAGGCGATGCGGACCTGGGAGGTGAAGCACGCGGGGCGGGACGACGCGGATTTCCTGGGGCAGTTGCGCGAGGATCCGGAGGTGGCGGGGCGGTTCGGGCCCGGGGAACTGGAGGCGCTGTGTTCGGTCGAGTTCCACCTCAAGGAGGTGGACCGGCGCCTGGACGGGCTGGGGATTCCGGCGTGA
- a CDS encoding type II toxin-antitoxin system VapC family toxin, protein MIVVDVSVLFGLVVKRDAYHALAMGARRRDPDWQATRLFRSEFRSIAAGHLRRGEPLQNVMAAAANAQLAVTTHELTDQEVFAVIQESSLSAYDAEYVALARRLGVVLVTTDREILGHYPNLAVRLQDYARTKIR, encoded by the coding sequence ATGATCGTCGTGGATGTCAGCGTGCTCTTCGGGCTGGTCGTGAAGAGGGACGCCTACCACGCGTTGGCGATGGGGGCACGCAGACGGGATCCGGACTGGCAGGCGACCCGGTTGTTCCGCAGCGAATTCCGCAGCATTGCCGCCGGCCATCTGCGCCGCGGGGAACCGCTCCAGAATGTCATGGCAGCCGCGGCGAACGCGCAACTGGCGGTCACGACCCATGAATTGACCGACCAGGAGGTCTTTGCCGTGATTCAGGAGAGTTCCCTCTCCGCCTACGACGCGGAATACGTGGCGCTGGCACGGCGACTGGGCGTCGTCCTGGTAACCACGGATCGGGAGATTCTGGGTCATTATCCCAACCTGGCGGTGCGTTTGCAGGACTACGCAAGGACGAAGATCCGATGA
- a CDS encoding cation acetate symporter yields the protein MTFDPWILGFSAVTVVVTIWMGFWAARKARTASDFFVAGRGVSVGWNASAISGEYLSAASFMGIAGMVMSSGYDALWYPVCYACGYLFLLLFIAGPLRRFGAYTIPDFAEGRYDSPLFRKIAVVFVLFIGFFYTMPQMKGAGTTLAYIFPGMPYWAGVVLVGAVITLNVALGGMKGITLVQAFQYWLKMFAIAVPIFVLLAVYGHYGRQLAVQGADGALAPLATPTAEVATLGSADPSAATRLPLPQVAPPDDTWLQPFGPLTTRAARTAGLSPEQARPLALLYTYSLIIALVCGTAGLPHILVRFYTNPDGVAAKRTTMWVMILIGVFYVFPPVFGVLGRNQLPELYTGTGAKGTDKVVLELPKILDRPTVPSAVAGPDASATLLTEPPAGAPRRSSFPWGSVLSGITCAGAFAAFMSTFSGLLVSMTGALAHDVYGRILRPSSTPSERMRMFKVFAWLIGGVATLLGCFVEPLQINFMVGQAFAIAAASYFPLLFMSVWWRGMTMRGAATGMLAGGISAVLAVSLTNFSDLGWIPMQGFWAAHPLLRILCEQPAIWAVPGAILLMIVVSRATRREVPSDVRMKMLVLHAPETLGLKQEYIRDHEAAH from the coding sequence ATGACTTTCGATCCCTGGATCCTGGGCTTCAGTGCGGTGACCGTCGTGGTCACCATCTGGATGGGCTTCTGGGCCGCCCGCAAGGCCCGTACCGCCTCCGACTTCTTCGTCGCCGGCCGCGGCGTCTCGGTGGGCTGGAACGCCTCGGCCATCTCCGGCGAATACCTCAGCGCCGCCAGCTTCATGGGCATCGCCGGCATGGTCATGTCCAGCGGTTATGACGCCCTCTGGTACCCGGTGTGCTACGCCTGCGGCTACCTGTTCCTGCTCCTCTTCATCGCCGGACCCCTCCGCCGCTTCGGAGCCTACACCATCCCCGACTTCGCCGAAGGCCGCTACGACTCGCCCCTGTTCCGCAAGATCGCCGTGGTCTTCGTGCTCTTCATCGGCTTCTTCTACACCATGCCCCAGATGAAGGGCGCCGGAACCACCCTCGCCTACATCTTTCCCGGCATGCCCTACTGGGCCGGCGTCGTCCTCGTCGGAGCGGTCATCACCCTCAACGTCGCACTGGGCGGCATGAAGGGCATCACCCTCGTCCAGGCCTTCCAGTACTGGCTCAAGATGTTTGCCATCGCCGTGCCCATCTTCGTCCTCCTCGCCGTGTACGGGCACTACGGACGCCAGCTCGCCGTGCAAGGCGCCGACGGAGCCCTCGCCCCCCTGGCAACCCCGACGGCCGAAGTCGCCACCCTCGGCAGCGCCGACCCGTCCGCCGCCACCCGTCTGCCGCTGCCCCAGGTGGCCCCTCCCGACGACACCTGGCTCCAGCCCTTCGGACCCCTCACCACCCGCGCCGCCCGAACCGCCGGCCTTTCTCCCGAGCAAGCCCGGCCTCTCGCCCTCCTCTACACCTACTCCCTCATCATTGCCCTCGTCTGCGGCACCGCCGGCCTGCCCCACATCCTGGTCCGGTTCTACACCAACCCCGATGGCGTCGCCGCCAAACGCACCACGATGTGGGTGATGATCCTCATCGGCGTGTTCTACGTCTTCCCGCCCGTGTTCGGCGTGCTCGGACGCAACCAGCTCCCCGAACTCTACACCGGCACCGGCGCCAAAGGCACCGACAAGGTCGTCCTCGAACTCCCCAAGATTCTCGACCGCCCCACCGTGCCCTCGGCCGTGGCCGGGCCCGACGCCTCCGCCACCCTGCTGACGGAGCCTCCTGCCGGAGCTCCACGCCGCTCTTCGTTCCCCTGGGGCTCGGTGCTCAGCGGCATCACCTGCGCCGGCGCCTTCGCCGCATTCATGTCCACCTTCTCAGGCCTCCTTGTCTCGATGACCGGCGCCCTGGCCCACGACGTCTATGGCCGCATCCTGCGCCCCTCCAGCACCCCCTCCGAACGGATGCGCATGTTCAAGGTCTTCGCCTGGCTCATCGGCGGCGTGGCGACGCTGCTCGGCTGTTTCGTCGAGCCGTTGCAGATCAACTTCATGGTCGGCCAGGCCTTTGCCATCGCCGCCGCCAGCTATTTCCCGCTCCTCTTCATGAGCGTCTGGTGGCGTGGCATGACCATGCGCGGTGCCGCCACCGGCATGCTGGCCGGAGGCATCTCCGCGGTCCTCGCCGTGTCGCTCACCAACTTCAGCGATCTCGGCTGGATCCCCATGCAGGGCTTCTGGGCCGCCCATCCCCTTCTCCGCATCCTCTGCGAGCAGCCCGCCATCTGGGCCGTGCCCGGAGCGATCCTCCTGATGATCGTGGTCTCCCGCGCCACCCGCCGCGAAGTCCCGTCCGACGTCCGCATGAAAATGCTCGTCCTCCACGCCCCGGAAACCCTCGGACTCAAGCAGGAATACATCCGCGACCACGAAGCCGCCCACTGA
- a CDS encoding DUF485 domain-containing protein, whose amino-acid sequence MRSDTAARVQPHSPPPDDPMHSEAFLRSLMRRQLQLSIACALAFMVILLGLPLANYFLPDLMARRVFGGYTLSWFLLGLGIFPAVWLIAWIFIRRSIALEETEVAEVTRAGAPDRPASGRPN is encoded by the coding sequence ATGCGGTCTGATACAGCCGCCCGCGTGCAACCCCACTCCCCGCCCCCGGACGATCCCATGCATTCGGAGGCCTTCCTCCGATCCCTCATGCGACGGCAGCTCCAACTCTCCATCGCCTGCGCCCTCGCCTTCATGGTGATTCTCCTCGGACTGCCCCTCGCCAACTACTTCCTGCCCGACCTGATGGCCCGGCGCGTCTTCGGCGGGTACACCCTCTCCTGGTTCCTGCTCGGCCTCGGGATCTTTCCGGCCGTCTGGCTCATCGCCTGGATCTTCATCCGCCGCTCCATCGCCCTCGAGGAAACGGAAGTCGCCGAGGTCACCCGGGCCGGCGCACCCGACCGTCCCGCTTCCGGTCGCCCGAATTGA
- a CDS encoding HD domain-containing protein, producing MNHPAALAELRAVMDRLEPEPEHTRHVAALAVRLFDQLAPLHGLGPDHRVLLEGAGWLHDLGWTVSEDGSDHHKHSARLIREQSWSHLSAPDVARLALVARYHRKALPSLEHREFQALPATDRDEVCKLAAILRIADACDRSHLQAVRDVHVRILPDFLEFTLVATAPPLREIAGAGKKGDLARLVFERNLAFRHEAAPDTPADARPVTPESPARPGAGPPP from the coding sequence ATGAACCACCCCGCCGCCCTTGCCGAACTCCGTGCCGTCATGGACCGGCTCGAACCCGAGCCCGAACACACCCGCCACGTTGCCGCCCTCGCCGTCCGGCTCTTCGACCAACTCGCCCCCCTCCACGGTCTCGGCCCCGACCACCGCGTCCTTCTCGAAGGCGCCGGCTGGCTCCACGACCTGGGCTGGACCGTCAGCGAGGACGGCTCCGATCACCACAAACACTCCGCCCGCCTCATCCGCGAACAATCCTGGTCCCACCTTTCCGCACCCGACGTCGCCCGCCTCGCCCTCGTCGCCCGCTACCACCGCAAGGCCCTGCCATCCCTCGAGCACCGCGAATTCCAGGCCCTCCCCGCGACCGACCGCGACGAAGTCTGCAAACTCGCCGCCATCCTCCGCATCGCCGATGCCTGCGACCGCAGCCACCTCCAGGCCGTCCGCGACGTCCACGTCCGCATCCTCCCGGACTTCCTCGAATTCACCCTCGTCGCCACCGCCCCGCCCCTGCGGGAAATCGCCGGCGCCGGGAAGAAGGGCGACCTCGCCCGCCTGGTCTTCGAACGCAACCTCGCCTTCCGTCATGAGGCCGCCCCGGACACCCCTGCCGACGCCCGCCCGGTCACGCCGGAATCCCCAGCCCGTCCAGGCGCCGGTCCACCTCCTTGA